One Exiguobacterium acetylicum DNA segment encodes these proteins:
- a CDS encoding multicopper oxidase family protein, translating into MKKRWLIATIGIFTLMMIVGGSYLLFTRGTMPNNKQHMESMMNGGNTTTNQTMMEGMGHGASVDLKSTEEKERRLNIPKMLKSDRETKNSIQYTIVAKQGETQFFRDSKKTETLGYNGNYLGPVVELKKGKMVTIRTVNRLSEATTFHWHGLVVPSSVDGGPHQVVKAGETKVVKFKVKQDESTLWFHPHPMGKTAEQVYKGLAGLLYVKDEKTKETMLPQKYGENDIPLILQDRKVKNRNVLGYADVEKTDGALGDTLLVNGTINPYFNVKYSQLRVRLINGSNARNYVVKLSDGSSFKKIADDGGYTSKPKNVKKIELSPGERIEVLVDFSKRKIGETVSFETNGVRVVNFKLKDKQGTNLSALAPKSGYEKPLKTLSTVNQKLTLFGMGKNVEINGKKFDEKRIDIKAKQGETEIWEVYNKKDMMGGMTHPFHIHGVQFKVLERNGQKLDNQEAGLKDTIAIKPDERVKIQMTFKEKGVFMYHCHILEHEENGMMGQLKVD; encoded by the coding sequence ATAGTGGGCGGTTCGTATTTACTTTTTACCCGAGGTACTATGCCAAATAACAAACAGCATATGGAATCTATGATGAATGGAGGGAACACTACTACAAATCAGACTATGATGGAAGGTATGGGACATGGCGCGAGTGTCGATTTAAAATCAACTGAAGAAAAAGAGCGACGATTGAACATCCCTAAGATGCTAAAATCCGATCGTGAAACCAAGAATTCCATTCAATACACGATTGTCGCTAAACAAGGGGAGACACAGTTCTTCCGAGATAGTAAAAAAACTGAAACTCTAGGATATAACGGAAATTATTTAGGTCCTGTAGTGGAATTGAAAAAAGGAAAAATGGTAACAATCCGTACGGTGAATCGCTTATCAGAAGCGACTACATTCCATTGGCACGGTCTTGTTGTACCATCATCCGTAGATGGCGGACCACATCAAGTCGTGAAAGCTGGTGAAACGAAGGTAGTAAAGTTTAAAGTGAAGCAAGATGAATCGACATTGTGGTTTCATCCACATCCAATGGGGAAAACTGCTGAACAAGTATATAAGGGGTTAGCAGGATTGTTGTACGTAAAAGATGAAAAAACTAAAGAGACGATGCTACCTCAAAAATATGGTGAAAATGATATTCCATTAATTCTTCAAGATCGAAAAGTTAAAAACAGGAATGTCCTTGGATATGCTGATGTAGAAAAAACAGATGGGGCTTTAGGCGATACCCTCCTCGTAAACGGTACGATTAATCCATATTTCAACGTAAAATATTCGCAACTTAGAGTCAGATTGATAAATGGCTCCAATGCACGTAACTACGTAGTGAAGCTATCTGACGGTTCATCCTTTAAAAAAATTGCTGATGATGGTGGTTACACCTCAAAACCGAAAAACGTAAAGAAAATTGAATTAAGTCCAGGCGAACGTATAGAGGTATTGGTAGACTTTTCAAAAAGAAAAATTGGTGAGACTGTTTCATTTGAGACGAATGGAGTAAGGGTCGTTAACTTCAAGCTGAAGGATAAACAAGGGACGAACCTAAGTGCATTGGCACCGAAAAGTGGATATGAAAAGCCGCTAAAGACCTTGTCTACAGTGAATCAAAAGTTAACTCTTTTCGGGATGGGCAAAAATGTTGAAATCAATGGGAAAAAGTTTGATGAGAAGAGAATCGATATTAAAGCGAAACAAGGAGAAACCGAAATTTGGGAGGTCTATAATAAAAAAGACATGATGGGTGGAATGACTCATCCCTTCCACATTCACGGAGTCCAATTCAAAGTATTAGAGCGAAACGGACAGAAACTGGATAATCAAGAAGCAGGTCTAAAAGACACTATCGCTATAAAACCAGATGAACGAGTTAAGATTCAGATGACTTTCAAGGAAAAAGGGGTATTCATGTACCATTGCCATATCCTTGAACATGAAGAGAACGGAATGATGGGTCAGTTGAAAGTGGACTAA